The proteins below are encoded in one region of Rubripirellula reticaptiva:
- a CDS encoding FAD-dependent oxidoreductase — protein sequence MKTNCIVLLGIGHTNAEVLERWAKSPIPNCRLVCLSKFPFATYSGMLPGTLANQFSTDQMQIALSPLCQLAGAELILDEVTGLDTDRNAIQFANRSPLAFDVLSIGIGSVPIGGDQFSSANMVPIKPMQTFITRLDEHLAQWAPTSKPVRRDGRDSPVIAVVGGGVAGVEVACCVRARLLERFPQRKPCVRIVTGGQEIAGGMTDRSIVKLRRELSRQSIEVVTGFRVIDVQDRCLVDADGHVQPADVAIWATGADAPPLLRKLNLPTDDNGFLATDTTLRTTAGKPIFVVGDSGTIVSHPSAKAGVYAVRQAPILWHNLNAIVNGQPLIEFIPQKDFLKILNTGQGKALLQYRQFSFHARWCWKIKAWIDRGFINRYQT from the coding sequence ATGAAAACGAACTGCATTGTACTGTTGGGCATCGGCCACACAAACGCCGAAGTGTTGGAACGGTGGGCCAAATCACCGATTCCGAACTGTCGGCTGGTTTGTCTGTCGAAGTTTCCGTTTGCAACTTATTCAGGGATGTTGCCTGGGACACTTGCGAATCAGTTCTCGACTGATCAAATGCAGATCGCTCTTTCACCACTGTGTCAGCTGGCGGGTGCCGAGCTGATTTTGGACGAGGTTACTGGGCTGGACACTGATCGAAATGCAATTCAATTCGCCAACCGATCGCCGCTTGCCTTCGATGTTCTTTCGATTGGGATCGGCTCAGTCCCGATCGGTGGTGACCAATTCAGCTCTGCGAATATGGTTCCCATCAAGCCAATGCAGACCTTCATAACGCGTCTGGATGAACACCTCGCTCAGTGGGCCCCAACCAGCAAGCCAGTGCGGCGAGATGGACGCGACTCGCCAGTGATCGCGGTCGTTGGCGGCGGGGTTGCCGGAGTCGAAGTTGCCTGCTGTGTTCGCGCACGGTTGCTAGAACGTTTTCCACAACGCAAACCATGCGTTCGGATCGTCACCGGTGGACAAGAGATTGCTGGCGGCATGACTGACCGATCGATCGTTAAACTTCGGCGCGAGTTGTCGAGGCAGTCGATCGAAGTCGTCACTGGGTTTCGTGTGATTGACGTCCAGGATCGTTGCCTCGTCGACGCAGACGGTCATGTACAACCAGCAGACGTCGCGATTTGGGCTACCGGAGCAGATGCGCCACCTTTGCTTCGCAAACTTAATTTGCCGACGGACGATAACGGTTTTTTGGCCACCGATACGACGCTACGTACGACGGCCGGGAAACCAATCTTTGTGGTTGGTGACAGTGGAACCATCGTATCCCACCCGTCGGCGAAAGCTGGCGTTTACGCCGTTCGCCAGGCGCCCATCCTGTGGCACAATCTGAACGCAATCGTCAATGGCCAGCCTCTGATTGAATTCATTCCGCAAAAAGACTTTCTCAAAATCCTAAACACCGGCCAAGGCAAGGCGCTTTTGCAGTACAGACAATTCAGCTTCCACGCACGCTGGTGCTGGAAGATAAAGGCTTGGATCGACCGAGGGTTCATCAACCGTTACCAAACATGA
- a CDS encoding ACT domain-containing protein: MQLELHEGEVVYCTVKPARMKPAFEAEPLLSAVCQFQDPEGLTLIVSRADAEAHGFEYTYSCRMITLRIHSSINAVGFLASVTEPLAKRRITGNAISAYFHDHLLVPIASADEAMRLFSEISFTVRSDRRT, from the coding sequence ATGCAGCTCGAACTTCACGAAGGTGAGGTTGTGTATTGCACGGTGAAGCCAGCAAGGATGAAACCAGCATTCGAGGCCGAACCGCTACTTTCGGCCGTATGCCAGTTTCAAGACCCCGAAGGCTTGACCCTAATCGTGTCGCGAGCTGATGCCGAGGCACATGGATTCGAATATACCTATTCCTGCCGGATGATCACTTTGCGAATTCACTCCAGCATCAATGCTGTTGGTTTTCTTGCTTCGGTTACCGAACCGCTCGCCAAACGCCGCATCACCGGTAACGCTATCTCGGCCTACTTTCACGACCATCTCTTGGTCCCAATCGCCAGCGCTGACGAAGCGATGCGGTTGTTTAGCGAAATCAGCTTTACTGTCCGTTCCGACCGCCGAACTTAG
- a CDS encoding sulfatase: protein MLFFVDDFGHRDLACYGSSLYETPHMDQLAADGMLFTNAYSAYPRCVPSRQGLLTGKYPARVESDAAKSGHKDHHVPLAEVTFGEALKEHGYQTCYIGKWHLGHEGGGPAAQGFDTVVHSGSAGATGSFFHPFSVEKGHSVENPIDSKEGDYLIDRMTDKAVEYIEANQREPFLMVMAHYAVHTPIEAPEDVTQKYIKKLRKAGVPVGGRRDDADFVRDREGMTKTIQNNPTYAAMIQRTDDSLGRIVKAIAAAGIQDNTVVLLTSDHGGLSTRGLENGRAVATSNSPLRQGKGSIFEGGTRVPLIVKWPGHISPGSTSPVQVTGTDHYPTMLEMASAELRPHQHVDGRSYGKALQGETYQREPMFWYKWQARPDSTGDTRAISLIDGNWKIIQWIDEDLVELFDLNADVGEQTNLASEHLKRTQAMLKTLLETEESIGNLRQKGRKELDKRLKKAADKAAKFGGRNGQ, encoded by the coding sequence GTGCTTTTCTTTGTTGACGATTTCGGTCATCGTGATTTGGCTTGCTACGGGAGCTCGCTGTACGAAACACCGCACATGGATCAATTGGCGGCGGATGGCATGCTTTTTACCAATGCTTACTCTGCCTATCCTCGGTGCGTTCCTTCGCGACAAGGCTTGCTAACAGGCAAGTATCCAGCTCGTGTGGAGTCCGATGCGGCAAAGTCGGGGCACAAAGACCACCATGTTCCGCTAGCAGAAGTGACGTTCGGCGAAGCACTCAAAGAACATGGCTACCAAACCTGTTACATCGGCAAATGGCATCTCGGACACGAGGGCGGCGGGCCGGCCGCACAAGGTTTTGACACGGTTGTCCACTCTGGATCCGCCGGTGCAACCGGCAGCTTCTTTCATCCGTTTTCGGTCGAGAAAGGTCACTCGGTAGAAAACCCGATCGACAGCAAGGAAGGCGACTATTTGATCGATAGAATGACCGACAAAGCGGTTGAGTACATTGAGGCTAACCAGCGCGAACCGTTTCTGATGGTGATGGCGCACTATGCCGTTCACACACCGATCGAAGCCCCCGAAGACGTCACTCAAAAGTACATCAAGAAGCTTCGTAAGGCCGGGGTTCCCGTGGGGGGAAGACGCGACGATGCCGATTTTGTACGCGATCGCGAAGGGATGACGAAGACGATTCAAAACAATCCAACTTACGCCGCAATGATCCAGCGCACCGACGATAGCCTCGGCCGAATCGTGAAAGCGATCGCAGCAGCGGGGATTCAAGACAACACGGTTGTCCTTCTGACTTCCGATCATGGCGGACTCTCGACGCGCGGTCTCGAAAACGGCCGAGCGGTTGCGACTTCCAACTCGCCGCTGCGACAAGGCAAGGGGTCAATCTTCGAAGGCGGAACACGGGTGCCGCTGATCGTGAAGTGGCCGGGCCACATTAGCCCTGGTTCAACGTCGCCTGTGCAGGTTACGGGAACCGACCACTACCCAACGATGCTTGAAATGGCATCTGCTGAACTTCGGCCTCATCAACACGTTGACGGACGCAGCTATGGCAAAGCGCTGCAAGGCGAAACATACCAGCGAGAACCGATGTTCTGGTACAAGTGGCAAGCTCGTCCCGACAGCACCGGCGATACACGTGCGATTTCCTTGATCGATGGGAACTGGAAAATCATTCAATGGATCGATGAAGATCTCGTGGAATTGTTTGATTTGAACGCCGACGTCGGCGAGCAGACTAACCTTGCAAGCGAACATCTCAAACGCACTCAAGCGATGCTGAAAACATTGCTAGAGACCGAGGAGTCGATCGGCAATCTTCGACAGAAAGGGCGAAAGGAATTGGATAAGCGGCTGAAAAAAGCGGCGGACAAGGCTGCTAAGTTCGGCGGTCGGAACGGACAGTAA
- a CDS encoding rhodanese-like domain-containing protein yields the protein MLYRRRESKVDAKYRIATYCDSIGCNGSTKAALAMPKLGFRVMELIGGLD from the coding sequence GTGCTTTACAGGCGTCGTGAATCAAAGGTCGACGCCAAGTATCGTATCGCCACCTACTGTGACAGCATCGGCTGCAACGGCTCGACTAAAGCGGCGCTGGCAATGCCGAAGCTGGGATTCCGCGTCATGGAATTGATTGGCGGACTCGACTAG